In Sporosarcina sp. PTS2304, a genomic segment contains:
- a CDS encoding MFS transporter, translating into MRFFVYLIVFFSFFDLFSQLPVISPFATQLGSPAFIIGLSVGIYSFANIFGNIISGILTDRRGPFYILLFGLFTSALSLFSYGLINGSVSLIGIRFVHGLTEGLIIPAAFTFLANGSERSKRGRNAAISGAFVGLAAIFGPAYSGIVSVKTSVVTIMAINGVFMLLLTIGAILFLRTFTYVRKIKTDAQRAVKPWSFFRHPGIIRAFLGAFFLMFSQGVLALVLPLKVEFLQYDAKTTGMLLSVFGLVAVLIFVLPVNRIFDFARPMLTLALGLFLMSGSMLFLSQVDELSMMMTAMVVYGTGFALLFPSINSLLIDSTEPETRGKAYGFFYAFFSFGVVIGSSVIGGLDLGFQHAFIVASSILFIAGLFTLYGLRRDIRPA; encoded by the coding sequence GTGCGCTTTTTTGTCTATTTGATTGTTTTCTTCTCGTTTTTCGATTTATTTTCGCAACTCCCTGTGATTAGCCCATTTGCTACACAATTGGGGTCGCCAGCGTTCATTATTGGTTTGTCTGTCGGGATCTATTCATTCGCCAATATTTTCGGTAATATTATTTCAGGTATTTTAACTGATCGAAGAGGTCCTTTCTACATTTTATTATTTGGTTTGTTTACATCTGCACTATCGTTGTTTTCTTATGGGTTAATCAATGGCTCAGTATCCTTAATCGGGATTCGTTTTGTACATGGCTTGACGGAAGGTTTAATTATACCTGCTGCATTTACATTTTTAGCAAATGGTTCCGAACGTTCAAAACGCGGTCGCAATGCGGCTATTTCGGGAGCTTTTGTTGGATTGGCAGCGATTTTTGGTCCTGCTTATAGCGGTATAGTATCTGTAAAAACGAGTGTTGTCACAATTATGGCGATTAATGGCGTCTTCATGTTGTTGTTGACAATTGGAGCTATTTTATTTTTACGCACATTTACATATGTCAGGAAAATAAAAACAGATGCACAACGAGCAGTAAAGCCTTGGTCGTTCTTCCGTCACCCTGGAATTATCCGTGCGTTTTTAGGTGCTTTTTTCTTAATGTTTTCGCAAGGAGTTCTCGCTTTAGTCTTGCCTTTAAAAGTGGAGTTTCTCCAGTACGATGCTAAAACGACCGGGATGTTATTAAGTGTCTTTGGACTGGTAGCAGTTTTAATATTTGTATTACCAGTTAATCGGATATTTGACTTCGCACGACCTATGCTCACACTTGCTTTAGGGCTATTTCTAATGAGTGGGAGCATGTTGTTTCTTTCACAAGTTGATGAGTTGTCAATGATGATGACAGCAATGGTCGTGTATGGAACGGGATTTGCCTTATTATTCCCTTCGATCAATTCACTTTTAATCGATTCGACCGAACCAGAGACAAGAGGGAAGGCATATGGATTTTTCTATGCGTTCTTCTCGTTCGGTGTAGTAATAGGATCAAGTGTAATCGGTGGGCTGGATTTAGGTTTTCAACATGCATTTATCGTTGCAAGTAGTATCTTGTTTATCGCTGGCCTATTTACGCTTTATGGTCTGCGTAGAGATATACGCCCTGCATAA
- a CDS encoding diaminopimelate dehydrogenase: MTNVIRVGIAGYGNLGRGVESSISQNEDMELVAVFTRREPEDVQLLSEHVPVYKLNEIESFKEQIDVLILCGGSKNDLPDQGPALAKHFTTVDSFDTHAKIPEYFAAVDQAAREAGTTAIISVGWDPGLFSINRLMGEAILPEGETYTFWGKGLSQGHSDAVRRVDGVKAGVQYTLPAEDAINRVRNGEHPELTTKEKHTRECYVVLEEGADEEQVRHTIVTMPDYFAEYNTTVTFISEEELRQDHAKMPHGGFVIRSGNTGKHTDQVIEFSLKLDSNPEFTSSVLVAYARAAYKLQKTGDTGAKTVYDIAPGLLSPKSPADLRKELL; this comes from the coding sequence ATGACGAATGTAATTCGAGTAGGGATCGCGGGATACGGAAACTTAGGACGTGGTGTGGAATCTTCAATTAGTCAAAATGAAGACATGGAGTTAGTTGCTGTTTTCACACGCAGAGAGCCAGAGGATGTTCAACTTCTTTCTGAACATGTTCCTGTATATAAACTTAATGAAATTGAATCTTTTAAAGAACAAATCGATGTGCTAATTTTATGTGGCGGATCAAAAAATGACCTTCCTGATCAGGGTCCTGCCCTTGCTAAACATTTTACAACTGTGGATAGTTTTGATACACATGCTAAAATTCCAGAATACTTCGCAGCTGTTGATCAGGCAGCGCGTGAAGCGGGTACTACTGCTATCATTTCGGTTGGCTGGGATCCTGGGCTATTCTCAATTAACCGCCTGATGGGGGAAGCTATTTTACCTGAAGGAGAGACCTATACATTTTGGGGTAAAGGATTGAGCCAAGGGCACTCTGACGCTGTTAGACGAGTAGACGGAGTAAAAGCCGGTGTTCAATACACATTGCCTGCAGAAGATGCTATTAATCGAGTGCGCAATGGGGAACATCCAGAATTGACAACAAAAGAAAAACATACGCGTGAATGTTATGTCGTGTTAGAAGAAGGTGCAGACGAAGAACAAGTACGTCACACAATCGTGACGATGCCTGATTATTTTGCGGAGTACAACACAACAGTTACCTTCATTTCAGAAGAAGAATTGCGTCAAGATCATGCAAAAATGCCGCATGGGGGATTTGTCATTAGAAGTGGTAATACAGGCAAGCATACAGACCAAGTAATTGAGTTTTCATTAAAGTTGGATAGTAACCCTGAGTTTACTTCCAGTGTACTTGTAGCTTACGCGCGTGCGGCTTATAAATTACAAAAAACAGGCGATACAGGAGCTAAAACAGTGTATGATATCGCACCGGGATTATTATCTCCTAAGTCACCAGCTGATTTACGTAAAGAATTACTATAA
- the recQ gene encoding DNA helicase RecQ encodes MIRNPLDILAKYFGYSAFREGQQRVIDQVLQGDDTLCVMPTGGGKSVCYQVPALAMEGTVLVISPLISLMKDQVDALHQLGIPAAYVNSTLSTEEYFGTMDLALAGQYKLLYVAPERLDSESFLNQLQRMDIPLIAIDEAHCISQWGHDFRPSYRNIHRILDYLNTRPIILALTATATPEVQDDICQQLHIPPSSRVVTGFERSNLVFSVVKGQNRDQFVKDYTIKNKNESGIIYAATRKAVEQVHAMLEKNGISVAKYHAGLSDHERQRQQDRFIMEDARVMVATNAFGMGIDKSNIRYVIHYQMPKNMESYYQEAGRAGRDGLNSDCYLLFSSQDVLTQRFLIEQSPDPSRIPNEIKKMQVMVDYCHTEGCLQKHIITYFGEDDAENCKRCGNCTDTREQFDVTLETQKVLSCVIRMGQRFGKTMVAQVLTGSKNKKVLEFNFDKLTTYGLLKERSAKDVADFIEFLISENYLQVENGTFPIIFVPEQGKEVLLGKQKVWRKGEMVTTVVAKDDPLFNELRALRLKLAQEAGVPPFVIFSDKTLRDMVAKMPVTDEELLTVQGVGETKLARYGEAFLEIIQSFSAQQA; translated from the coding sequence GTGATTCGAAACCCATTGGATATATTAGCTAAGTATTTTGGTTATTCGGCTTTCCGAGAAGGGCAGCAGCGTGTCATCGACCAAGTATTGCAAGGCGATGACACACTTTGTGTCATGCCGACAGGTGGCGGGAAGTCTGTTTGCTATCAAGTGCCTGCATTAGCGATGGAGGGAACGGTTCTCGTTATATCCCCACTAATATCATTAATGAAGGATCAGGTCGATGCATTACATCAACTCGGCATCCCTGCTGCATACGTTAATAGTACGTTGTCAACAGAAGAATATTTCGGTACGATGGATCTCGCCTTAGCAGGACAATATAAATTATTATATGTAGCTCCAGAAAGGCTGGATTCGGAATCATTTCTAAATCAGTTGCAGAGAATGGATATTCCGTTGATTGCGATTGATGAGGCGCATTGTATATCGCAGTGGGGTCATGATTTCCGTCCAAGCTATCGCAATATCCACCGTATTTTAGATTATTTGAATACACGTCCTATCATTTTGGCTTTAACTGCAACAGCTACACCAGAAGTACAAGATGATATTTGTCAGCAACTTCATATACCGCCTAGTAGCCGTGTAGTGACAGGATTTGAACGCAGCAACTTAGTATTTTCTGTAGTCAAGGGACAAAATCGCGATCAATTTGTCAAAGACTATACTATAAAGAATAAAAATGAGTCAGGTATTATTTATGCAGCGACTAGAAAAGCAGTAGAACAAGTACATGCCATGCTTGAGAAAAATGGCATTTCTGTAGCTAAATACCACGCGGGGTTGTCTGATCATGAACGACAGCGCCAACAGGATCGCTTTATTATGGAAGATGCTCGTGTCATGGTCGCGACTAATGCGTTTGGAATGGGAATTGATAAATCGAATATTCGGTACGTTATCCATTACCAAATGCCGAAAAATATGGAAAGTTATTATCAAGAAGCTGGCAGAGCAGGGCGTGATGGGCTCAATAGTGATTGCTATTTATTATTTTCCTCGCAAGATGTTCTAACTCAACGTTTCCTTATCGAACAGTCTCCTGATCCTTCACGAATTCCGAATGAAATTAAAAAGATGCAAGTGATGGTTGATTATTGTCATACAGAAGGTTGTTTGCAAAAGCATATTATCACGTATTTTGGAGAAGACGATGCAGAAAACTGTAAGCGATGTGGAAATTGCACGGATACTAGAGAACAATTTGATGTAACGCTAGAAACACAAAAAGTACTCTCTTGCGTCATTCGAATGGGACAGCGATTCGGGAAAACTATGGTAGCACAAGTATTGACAGGTTCAAAAAATAAAAAAGTTTTAGAATTCAATTTTGATAAATTAACGACGTATGGTTTGCTGAAAGAACGTAGCGCCAAAGATGTGGCGGATTTTATTGAGTTTTTAATTTCAGAGAACTATCTGCAAGTCGAAAATGGTACATTTCCTATCATTTTTGTGCCTGAACAAGGAAAAGAAGTCTTACTGGGTAAACAAAAAGTATGGCGTAAAGGTGAAATGGTCACAACAGTAGTAGCGAAAGATGATCCGTTATTTAACGAGTTACGTGCACTTCGCTTGAAACTGGCACAAGAAGCAGGCGTTCCACCGTTTGTCATTTTCTCGGATAAGACACTTCGTGATATGGTAGCGAAAATGCCTGTAACCGACGAGGAGTTATTAACAGTCCAAGGTGTAGGAGAAACGAAGCTTGCGCGTTATGGTGAAGCATTTTTGGAAATCATCCAATCGTTTTCAGCACAACAAGCATAA
- a CDS encoding M42 family metallopeptidase, translating into MKLDETLEMLKELTDARGIPGNEREARDAMKKHIEPFADEIDHDGLGSLIAVKEGDATGPKIMIAGHLDEVGFMVTRIDDKGFIYFQTVGGWWSQVMLAQRVSIVTRAGETITGVIGSKPPHILTPEARKKPVDIKDMYFDVGASSKEEVLSWGILPGDMAVPYFDFTVMKNENFLLAKAWDNRIGCAIAIEVMKQLKGEKHPNRVYSVGAIQEEVGLRGAKTATNKIQPAIGFAVDVGIAGDTPGVSAKESVGNMGEGPQILLYDASMVSHRGLRNFVVETAEALNIPYQFATMAGGGTDGGSIHVSGTGIPTLAICIPTRYIHSHAAMLHRADFENTVKLLVELVKRLDEEAVRQITFE; encoded by the coding sequence ATGAAACTAGATGAAACGTTAGAAATGTTAAAAGAGTTGACTGATGCACGTGGAATTCCAGGCAACGAACGGGAAGCACGCGATGCGATGAAAAAACATATCGAACCATTTGCAGATGAAATAGATCATGACGGACTTGGATCACTTATTGCAGTAAAAGAGGGTGACGCAACGGGACCGAAGATTATGATTGCCGGTCATTTGGACGAAGTAGGTTTCATGGTCACTAGAATCGATGATAAAGGGTTCATTTATTTCCAAACAGTAGGTGGCTGGTGGTCGCAAGTGATGCTTGCTCAGCGTGTATCAATCGTTACACGTGCAGGAGAAACGATTACAGGAGTAATTGGTTCGAAACCACCGCATATTTTGACTCCTGAAGCGCGTAAAAAGCCGGTTGATATTAAAGATATGTACTTTGATGTAGGTGCCTCATCTAAGGAAGAAGTATTATCATGGGGTATTTTACCTGGAGATATGGCAGTGCCCTATTTCGATTTCACAGTTATGAAAAATGAAAATTTCTTGCTTGCAAAAGCTTGGGATAATAGAATAGGTTGTGCCATTGCGATAGAAGTGATGAAACAACTGAAAGGTGAAAAACATCCAAACCGTGTATATAGTGTCGGTGCGATTCAAGAGGAAGTTGGTTTACGAGGAGCCAAAACGGCAACGAATAAAATTCAGCCGGCTATTGGTTTTGCTGTAGACGTAGGAATCGCAGGAGATACACCAGGTGTTTCGGCGAAAGAATCAGTTGGAAATATGGGAGAAGGTCCGCAAATTCTATTATATGATGCTTCGATGGTATCTCACAGAGGATTACGTAATTTTGTCGTCGAAACAGCAGAGGCATTGAATATTCCTTATCAATTTGCAACAATGGCTGGCGGTGGTACAGATGGCGGTTCAATTCACGTAAGCGGGACAGGAATTCCTACATTAGCTATTTGTATCCCTACTCGCTACATTCACTCTCATGCAGCCATGTTACATCGAGCGGATTTCGAAAATACTGTAAAATTGCTAGTCGAACTTGTAAAACGTTTAGATGAAGAGGCAGTCCGACAAATCACATTTGAATAA
- a CDS encoding EAL domain-containing protein: MSKKIWLKFVLATIVLTFIFLNTMDYQSTKKSLKTKIEEETINMLNSFIAEVDRFSSRRMGNVKLLADYIPYIVDDENEVIDFLRKQHEVMDYFSALGFITPEGKIVADDGSILVVKEKESLHRALNGEIVISDVFSLAQNPDIKVSSIVSPVRNENNKIIGVVSGLINIQDVIQDMNDSFKLPGSVYFIKNQEVIYSYPTKNKITELSFSHAEYIHKIEEERYGTIHLNSSGHLLKYGQTETGWTVIADSLGNPKIQDIKWSFWRMIWMNALILLVGFLLYRFVSTIMRQADDRLKKDFLTGLPNRLQLHEDIESLSFGWEKDHIAVYFIRLDRFRELIEQFGYQLGDQMLLRTSSLLEDYEKGSRVYRVDYELFIFAIECDTERNAIESGEGLVQWLDHEIVVEEDAKMNLTVSVGGILIDQEIHREVLENGAFACQESSRKGGNQFTLYDEELSIRNKKHRQLVRCLSTALERQEFYMVYQPIYSISEQRIVGFESLIRWNSPDLGEISPFQFIPILETDEAIVDTGRWIMHTVANQANEWSQAGFKNFTINVNVSVKQLHHESFLHDVYSMLEETRIHPSLLIFEVTESVIVEKIDSVVQILEKLNAIGIKTAIDDFGTGYSSLASLTALPFQYLKIDKAFIDDVERREAGAEAILKGIIDIAKALHQTTVMEGVETEEQLKLLKTFGAERIQGYFISKPLRVEDAVKMIDKKYTW; the protein is encoded by the coding sequence ATGTCAAAAAAGATTTGGCTAAAGTTTGTATTAGCAACAATTGTTCTGACTTTTATTTTTTTGAACACGATGGATTATCAATCGACAAAAAAATCTTTGAAAACTAAAATTGAAGAAGAAACGATCAATATGTTGAATAGCTTTATAGCGGAAGTAGATCGCTTTTCTTCTAGAAGAATGGGCAATGTGAAATTACTGGCGGATTATATACCGTATATAGTAGATGACGAAAATGAAGTAATTGACTTTTTACGAAAACAACATGAAGTAATGGATTATTTTTCGGCTCTTGGATTTATAACGCCTGAAGGAAAAATAGTAGCAGATGACGGTTCGATTTTAGTAGTAAAAGAAAAAGAGTCTTTACATCGTGCTTTGAATGGAGAAATTGTAATAAGTGACGTTTTCTCTTTAGCGCAAAATCCGGACATTAAAGTCAGTTCCATCGTAAGCCCTGTAAGAAACGAAAATAATAAAATAATTGGTGTCGTCTCGGGTCTTATTAATATTCAAGATGTCATACAAGATATGAATGATAGTTTTAAATTACCAGGTTCGGTTTATTTTATAAAGAATCAAGAAGTCATTTATTCTTATCCAACGAAAAATAAAATAACAGAATTAAGCTTTTCACATGCTGAATATATACATAAAATAGAAGAAGAGCGTTACGGAACTATTCATTTGAATTCTTCTGGTCATTTATTAAAATATGGTCAAACCGAAACGGGTTGGACTGTCATTGCTGACTCCTTAGGCAATCCTAAAATACAGGATATTAAATGGTCATTTTGGAGAATGATATGGATGAATGCACTTATTCTTTTAGTAGGGTTCTTACTCTATCGATTCGTCTCAACTATTATGAGGCAGGCAGATGATCGGCTAAAAAAAGACTTCTTAACGGGATTACCTAATCGCTTACAATTACATGAAGATATAGAAAGTCTTTCATTCGGCTGGGAGAAAGACCATATAGCTGTGTATTTCATACGTCTTGATCGCTTTAGGGAACTAATAGAACAGTTCGGTTATCAGCTAGGTGATCAAATGCTTCTCAGAACGAGCAGTCTTTTAGAAGATTATGAGAAGGGGAGTCGTGTGTATCGTGTAGATTATGAATTATTTATATTTGCAATAGAATGTGATACAGAACGGAACGCAATTGAAAGCGGTGAAGGACTCGTTCAGTGGTTGGATCATGAGATCGTAGTAGAAGAAGATGCTAAAATGAATTTAACTGTTAGTGTAGGTGGCATACTGATTGATCAAGAAATCCATAGAGAAGTGCTTGAAAATGGTGCATTTGCTTGCCAAGAATCGAGTCGTAAAGGTGGAAATCAATTCACTTTATATGATGAGGAGTTGTCAATACGCAATAAAAAGCATCGTCAATTAGTGCGTTGCTTAAGTACTGCGCTAGAACGTCAAGAATTCTATATGGTGTATCAACCGATCTATAGTATAAGTGAACAACGGATTGTGGGTTTTGAATCATTGATTCGCTGGAATTCACCGGATTTGGGAGAAATAAGTCCTTTCCAATTTATACCGATTTTAGAAACAGATGAAGCCATTGTAGATACGGGGCGCTGGATTATGCACACTGTGGCTAATCAGGCAAATGAATGGAGTCAAGCGGGTTTTAAAAATTTCACAATCAATGTCAATGTGTCTGTCAAGCAACTACATCATGAAAGTTTTTTGCATGATGTGTATTCAATGTTAGAAGAAACACGAATCCATCCGTCACTATTAATTTTTGAAGTAACAGAATCTGTAATTGTTGAGAAGATTGATTCTGTCGTGCAAATTTTAGAAAAATTAAATGCGATTGGTATTAAAACGGCAATTGACGACTTTGGTACAGGATACTCTTCTTTAGCTTCATTAACAGCATTACCGTTTCAATATTTAAAAATTGATAAAGCATTTATTGACGACGTCGAAAGAAGGGAAGCAGGTGCAGAAGCGATTTTAAAAGGGATTATTGATATTGCAAAAGCGTTACATCAAACAACGGTTATGGAAGGTGTCGAAACAGAAGAACAATTGAAATTACTGAAAACTTTCGGCGCTGAACGCATTCAAGGATATTTTATAAGTAAACCACTTAGGGTAGAAGACGCAGTGAAGATGATTGATAAGAAATACACGTGGTAG
- a CDS encoding hemerythrin domain-containing protein — translation MSGPALRQLHSHRAIHEGGLSGAIMKTEDLVGYLQQGETEMVNEACDHLLDYWKTRVISHADAEEEGFYKQLLEEKPELEREIIQLTRDHDLLRLLVSDIEAAREKEPNITAEIMQKFHALLVVNELHSREEERLLF, via the coding sequence ATGTCTGGACCTGCATTGAGACAGCTTCATTCGCATCGTGCAATTCATGAAGGCGGGCTTTCGGGAGCTATTATGAAAACAGAGGATCTTGTAGGCTATTTACAGCAAGGGGAAACAGAGATGGTTAACGAAGCGTGTGATCATTTACTCGATTATTGGAAAACACGGGTAATCAGCCACGCAGATGCAGAAGAAGAAGGGTTCTACAAGCAACTATTAGAAGAAAAACCAGAGCTTGAGCGCGAGATCATTCAATTGACCCGCGATCATGATCTGTTGCGACTATTAGTTTCAGATATTGAAGCTGCACGTGAGAAAGAACCGAATATAACAGCAGAAATTATGCAAAAGTTTCATGCATTATTAGTTGTCAATGAATTACATAGCCGCGAAGAAGAACGGTTGCTGTTTTAA
- the pssA gene encoding CDP-diacylglycerol--serine O-phosphatidyltransferase, translating to MFSFRYFDYTKLKSQLANVITLFNLSLGIIAIVLVLKGHGHMSLMFIFFAALFDRFDGMVARYYHAESAFGKELDSLSDLVSFGVAPALLIYDAALSDTLWIGISAVLFYILAGAVRLARYNVQEFDGSFYGLPITVAGVFLTLGYFAVPYVAAPYFVIFMSILAWMMVSRIRIAKV from the coding sequence GTGTTTTCATTTAGATATTTTGATTATACTAAACTAAAATCACAATTGGCGAACGTCATTACACTTTTTAATTTAAGTTTAGGGATTATAGCTATTGTACTTGTTTTAAAAGGCCATGGACACATGAGTTTAATGTTCATATTTTTTGCAGCATTATTCGATCGGTTTGATGGAATGGTCGCTAGATATTACCATGCAGAATCAGCATTTGGTAAAGAGTTGGATTCGTTAAGTGACTTAGTTTCGTTCGGTGTAGCTCCGGCACTGCTTATTTATGATGCAGCTTTGTCGGATACTTTATGGATTGGAATATCAGCTGTGTTATTTTATATACTAGCAGGTGCTGTACGTTTAGCGCGTTATAATGTCCAAGAATTTGATGGTTCATTTTACGGTTTGCCTATTACAGTGGCAGGTGTTTTTCTAACATTAGGCTACTTTGCTGTTCCTTATGTCGCTGCTCCATACTTTGTTATTTTCATGTCTATTTTAGCATGGATGATGGTTAGCCGAATTCGTATCGCAAAAGTTTGA
- the argF gene encoding ornithine carbamoyltransferase, translated as MTNSNQTKSLITKETLQGRDFLTLLDYSSEEIAYLLQLAYDMKQDALAGKMPPVLAGKTLGMIFEKHSTRTRISFEVGMIHLGGHGLFMNARDLQIGRGESVSDTGKVLSEFLDGVMIRAKSHKMVEELAEHTSVPVINGLTDIFHPCQAMADLLTIKEVKGDLKGLKLSYIGDGNNVAHSLVIAGAHMGMNVSVATPEGYEYNASLLEKAKKIAKATGGSVTATYDPVEAASDADAIYTDVWTSMGQEEEAAKRLIDFKDFQINDQLVGHAKNDYVFLHCLPAHREEEVATSVIDGKNSYVFQQAGNRLHAQKAVLASLL; from the coding sequence ATGACAAATAGTAATCAAACAAAATCACTTATAACAAAGGAAACTTTACAAGGGCGCGACTTTTTAACATTGCTGGATTATTCTAGTGAAGAAATAGCGTATTTACTGCAACTTGCATATGACATGAAACAAGATGCGCTTGCGGGGAAGATGCCCCCTGTCTTAGCTGGTAAAACTTTAGGAATGATTTTTGAAAAACACTCAACACGTACACGCATTTCATTTGAAGTGGGTATGATTCATCTAGGTGGACATGGGCTGTTCATGAATGCGCGGGATTTACAAATTGGTCGTGGTGAATCTGTTTCGGATACTGGAAAAGTCTTGTCAGAGTTTTTGGACGGCGTAATGATTCGTGCCAAATCACATAAAATGGTAGAAGAGTTGGCGGAGCATACTTCCGTTCCTGTCATCAACGGTTTGACGGATATATTCCATCCTTGTCAAGCAATGGCGGATCTATTAACGATTAAAGAAGTAAAAGGCGATTTGAAAGGTCTGAAACTTTCTTATATTGGAGACGGCAATAATGTCGCGCATTCACTCGTCATTGCAGGTGCTCACATGGGAATGAATGTTTCAGTGGCAACGCCTGAAGGGTATGAATATAATGCAAGTTTATTAGAAAAAGCTAAAAAAATTGCCAAAGCTACCGGTGGAAGCGTAACAGCAACATATGATCCAGTCGAAGCTGCATCTGATGCGGATGCGATTTACACAGATGTGTGGACAAGTATGGGCCAAGAAGAAGAAGCAGCAAAACGTTTAATAGATTTTAAAGACTTTCAAATTAACGACCAACTCGTTGGACATGCAAAAAATGACTATGTATTTTTACATTGTCTACCAGCACATCGTGAAGAGGAAGTAGCGACTTCAGTTATTGACGGTAAGAACTCTTATGTCTTCCAACAAGCAGGAAATCGACTGCATGCACAAAAAGCAGTATTGGCTTCACTATTATAA
- the asd gene encoding archaetidylserine decarboxylase (Phosphatidylserine decarboxylase is synthesized as a single chain precursor. Generation of the pyruvoyl active site from a Ser is coupled to cleavage of a Gly-Ser bond between the larger (beta) and smaller (alpha chains). It is an integral membrane protein.): MKNQVFKSFVELTGHPFSSMLLRKFTTSVVSKPLIKPFASFYHIQTDEAEYQMTEYNSLNDYFTRSLKTNSRPIDPDPTILISPVDGVLSCAGVVNDTQEFLVKDKTYSLSALLGDSSKAVPYQNGYYYVFYLSPRHYHHFHYPISGELISRYALGTTSYPVNDLGIRLKKDLFSTNYRLISEIQSAFGKVAVVKVGALNVNSIQLADSSKDCIKGDDFGHFAFGSTVILFIENKHTLTPLHQAFTEVKVGDRIGVWQS; this comes from the coding sequence ATGAAAAATCAAGTTTTTAAATCATTTGTAGAATTAACCGGCCACCCGTTCAGTTCGATGCTGTTACGGAAATTCACCACCTCTGTAGTAAGCAAACCATTAATCAAGCCATTTGCGTCTTTCTATCATATACAAACAGACGAAGCAGAATACCAAATGACTGAATATAACAGCTTAAATGATTATTTTACCCGTTCTTTAAAAACCAATAGTCGTCCGATCGATCCGGATCCTACTATACTCATTTCACCGGTAGACGGTGTATTAAGCTGCGCGGGTGTAGTGAATGACACTCAAGAATTTCTAGTGAAGGATAAAACGTACAGCCTTTCTGCATTATTAGGAGACTCTTCAAAAGCGGTACCTTACCAAAATGGTTATTATTATGTATTTTATCTATCCCCTAGACATTACCATCATTTTCATTATCCGATTTCTGGAGAACTGATTAGCCGTTATGCTTTAGGAACAACTTCTTATCCGGTGAATGATCTTGGTATACGTTTGAAGAAGGATCTATTCTCCACTAATTACCGATTAATTTCAGAAATTCAAAGTGCTTTTGGAAAAGTTGCAGTAGTGAAGGTGGGCGCGTTAAATGTTAACAGTATTCAACTGGCGGACTCTTCAAAAGATTGTATCAAAGGCGACGATTTTGGACATTTCGCATTTGGATCAACAGTCATTTTATTTATTGAAAATAAACATACATTGACTCCGTTGCATCAAGCTTTTACAGAAGTTAAAGTCGGTGATAGAATCGGAGTGTGGCAATCTTAA
- a CDS encoding DedA family protein — translation MDQISEYIAQYGYLSVFIFLALGIFGLPMPDEFIVTFAGYLASAGTFHFVFAIIFTISGVMVGTLFTYMLGRKIGKPLIQRFGNYLFLSPHRLQKVERFFMAHGSWAVTIGYFLPGLRHVVCYVSGMSGMSMRRYVLFAIPGVILSTTICVLLGYFIRLPFF, via the coding sequence ATGGATCAAATTTCAGAATATATCGCACAGTATGGATACTTGTCTGTCTTCATCTTTTTGGCACTAGGTATATTTGGATTACCTATGCCTGATGAATTCATCGTGACGTTTGCAGGGTACTTAGCTTCTGCTGGTACGTTTCATTTTGTCTTTGCGATTATATTTACTATTTCCGGTGTTATGGTCGGAACATTATTCACATATATGCTTGGCAGAAAAATCGGCAAACCTTTAATTCAGCGTTTCGGTAATTATTTATTCCTTTCACCTCACCGCCTACAAAAAGTAGAACGATTTTTTATGGCGCATGGTTCCTGGGCAGTTACTATTGGGTATTTCTTGCCTGGTCTCCGGCATGTAGTCTGTTATGTTTCAGGCATGAGTGGAATGAGTATGAGGCGCTACGTGTTATTTGCTATTCCAGGTGTCATTCTATCTACTACCATTTGTGTGTTGCTCGGATATTTTATTCGACTGCCTTTCTTTTGA